The following proteins are co-located in the Spea bombifrons isolate aSpeBom1 chromosome 3, aSpeBom1.2.pri, whole genome shotgun sequence genome:
- the LOC128484256 gene encoding alpha-1,4-N-acetylglucosaminyltransferase-like — translation MLKSLKVSAFILLVFAVGFLSRINHEDSKFFLFRKISFNVFSSDNILNNILSEGNGIIFLEITDRMDPPALVLCSIESAARVYHDRPVVFFMNGLPDLKSEDDQIQARKILPVLSSFDNVYLFPLRMEKLYADTPLFSWYKKIKPELEKFWIHVSSDGCRFASIWKYGGIYMDTDVISLRPIPHKNFLAAESLTVCSSSVFGLDDHHNFTWKCMEDFVKNYNGAVWGHQGPSLLTRVMKEWCVVPTFHNTDDASCGSIPYLHPQRIYPIAYPSWRRYFQVWPKIPTFNDSYSLHLWNYMNNRNMRVVPGSNTLVDHLFKQHCPTTYASLLTQESVV, via the exons ATGCTAAAATCTCTGAAAGTGTCAGCCTTCATCCTGCTTGTATTTGCTGTTGGATTTCTTTCTAGAATCAATCACGAGGACAGCAAGTTTTTCCTCTTTAGAAAAATAAGCTTCAATGTCTTCAGTTCAGATAATATCCTAA ATAATATCCTAAGTGAAGGAAATGGCATCATATTCCTAGAGATAACTGACAGGATGGATCCACCTGCTTTGGTCTTGTGCTCTATTGAATCAGCAGCTCGTGTATACCATGACAGGCCTGTGGTTTTCTTCATGAATGGTTTGCCTGACCTGAAATCAGAAGATGACCAGATCCAGGCACGAAAGATACTTCCAGTTCTTTCATCTTTTGATAATGTCTACTTGTTTCCTCTACGGATGGAAAAACTTTATGCAGATACTCCTCTTTTCAGCTGGTATAaaaag attaaacCAGAACTGGAAAAATTTTGGATACATGTTAGCTCAGATGGATGCAGATTTGCTTCAATATGGAAATATGGTGGTATTTATATGGACACTGATGTCATTTCACTCCGGCCCATTCCACATAAGAATTTCCTAGCTGCAGAAAGTTTGACTGTTTGTAGCAGCAGTGTTTTTGGACTTGATGATCATCACAACTTTACTTGGAAGTGTATGGAAGACTTTGTAAAAAACTACAATGGGGCAGTGTGGGGACACCAAGGACCAAGTCTCTTAACACGAGTTATGAAAGAGTGGTGTGTTGTACCTACATTTCATAATACAGATGATGCCAGCTGTGGAAGTATCCCCTATTTACACCCCCAACGTATCTATCCAATTGCATACCCATCATGGAGGAGATACTTTCAGGTTTGGCcaaaaataccaacatttaatGACTCTTATTCTTTGCATCTCTGGAATTACATGAATAATAGAAACATGAGAGTGGTCCCTGGCAGTAACACATTGGTTGACCATTTGTTTAAACAGCACTGCCCCACCACTTACGCATCTTTATTAACTCAGGAGTCTGTTGTCTAA